In Microbacterium binotii, one DNA window encodes the following:
- a CDS encoding MFS transporter, whose translation MTVIPLAYLASTFLSLLGNSVAAVALPLIVLQVTGSPLGAGAVAAAAAVPAILAGLFAGVIIDRVNRRTASIAADVISALAVAALPVVDLIWGLNVGWFVILGILGALGDVPGMTARETLLPAIVHHGRWGAERLIGAREALGAIAILLGPALAGVLLVMFDGSSVLWVTAATSFAAATMTLLLPRSVGAISDGVVSHANGWAQVREGWRVLAGSRFLVATTSLSLLSVLVLASMQGLILPVYFTLEGEPGLLGLVLSALAAGMLVGGAMYAVAGRRGSRRGWFLTGLLGSGAGFALIGALPSVWVVLAGAAVVGLAAGVFNSLIGVLMIERIPDALRGRILGTQNAVLTAAPPVGIVLAAVFTEYAGVDTAAALLASVWVIALVVGLAARSLRSLDPVTDTDAG comes from the coding sequence ATGACCGTCATTCCGCTGGCCTACCTGGCCTCCACGTTCCTCTCCCTGCTCGGAAACTCGGTTGCCGCCGTCGCCCTGCCGCTCATCGTTCTGCAGGTGACGGGCAGCCCGCTTGGCGCGGGTGCCGTCGCCGCAGCCGCGGCGGTTCCCGCCATCCTCGCCGGACTGTTCGCAGGCGTGATCATCGACCGCGTCAACCGGCGCACCGCCTCGATCGCCGCGGATGTCATCTCTGCGCTCGCGGTCGCGGCCCTCCCCGTCGTCGACCTCATCTGGGGGCTGAACGTGGGGTGGTTCGTCATTCTCGGGATCCTCGGTGCCCTCGGCGATGTTCCCGGCATGACGGCACGCGAGACGCTCCTTCCGGCGATCGTCCACCACGGCCGGTGGGGCGCCGAACGACTCATCGGGGCGCGGGAAGCGCTCGGAGCGATCGCGATCCTGCTCGGTCCCGCACTCGCCGGTGTGCTGCTGGTGATGTTCGACGGGAGCAGCGTGCTGTGGGTGACGGCGGCCACATCCTTCGCCGCCGCGACCATGACTCTGCTGCTGCCGCGGAGCGTCGGTGCGATCTCGGACGGAGTGGTGTCGCACGCGAACGGATGGGCGCAGGTGCGAGAGGGGTGGCGCGTGCTCGCGGGCAGTCGGTTCCTCGTCGCGACGACCTCGCTCAGCCTGCTCTCGGTGCTCGTGCTCGCCTCGATGCAGGGGCTGATCCTCCCGGTGTACTTCACGCTGGAGGGAGAGCCCGGGCTCCTCGGCCTCGTGCTCTCCGCTCTCGCCGCAGGCATGCTGGTCGGCGGGGCCATGTACGCCGTCGCCGGGCGGCGCGGGTCTCGTCGGGGCTGGTTCCTCACGGGACTCCTGGGGAGCGGGGCAGGGTTTGCGCTGATCGGCGCCCTGCCGTCGGTCTGGGTCGTGCTCGCGGGTGCCGCGGTCGTGGGCCTTGCCGCGGGCGTGTTCAACAGCCTGATCGGCGTGCTCATGATCGAGCGAATCCCAGACGCCCTGCGCGGCCGCATCCTCGGTACACAGAATGCGGTGCTGACAGCGGCGCCGCCTGTGGGGATCGTGCTCGCCGCCGTGTTCACCGAGTACGCGGGCGTCGACACGGCCGCCGCGCTGCTCGCGAGCGTGTGGGTCATCGCGCTCGTCGTCGGGCTCGCCGCGAGATCACTGCGTAGCCTGGATCCCGTGACCGACACGGATGCGGGGTGA
- a CDS encoding MerR family transcriptional regulator: protein MRSGELARLAGVTVRALRHYHQEGVLPEPERGTNGYREYRVSDLVRVLRIRRLAAVGIPLDEMAALLDGEAAHAGVLLDTLDAELAAQIDRLIAQRSLIARLRATDAAPDVPPELAPHLAVLAAAGGPSGLASMDRDQSVLLAHLAGEEGMPRLTRLYEILTAPALSPLIAEISARFSEIGADTPATEIDGFVETVVAAFGPVVAEVTDAGGAVDLGSGADLVDDLVRIQFTPAQRRVLREIERRLS, encoded by the coding sequence GTGCGCAGCGGTGAACTTGCCCGCCTCGCCGGCGTCACGGTGCGTGCCCTCCGGCACTACCACCAGGAAGGCGTCCTGCCCGAGCCCGAGCGCGGAACCAACGGCTACCGCGAGTACCGTGTGAGCGACCTGGTGCGGGTGCTCCGCATCCGTCGGCTGGCGGCGGTGGGCATCCCGCTCGACGAGATGGCCGCGCTGCTCGACGGCGAGGCAGCGCATGCGGGCGTCCTCCTCGATACCCTCGACGCGGAGCTCGCGGCGCAGATCGATCGGCTCATAGCGCAGCGCTCGCTCATCGCGCGGCTGCGCGCCACCGACGCGGCGCCCGACGTTCCGCCCGAACTCGCCCCTCATCTCGCCGTGCTCGCCGCGGCCGGTGGTCCCTCCGGCCTTGCGAGCATGGACCGCGATCAGTCCGTGCTGCTCGCCCATCTTGCCGGGGAAGAGGGAATGCCGCGCCTCACGCGCCTCTACGAGATTCTCACCGCCCCCGCACTCAGCCCTCTCATCGCAGAGATCTCGGCACGCTTCAGCGAGATCGGCGCGGACACGCCGGCCACAGAGATCGACGGGTTCGTCGAAACGGTGGTCGCGGCGTTCGGTCCGGTCGTCGCCGAGGTCACGGATGCGGGCGGCGCCGTCGACCTGGGGTCGGGGGCGGATCTGGTCGACGATCTCGTCCGCATCCAGTTCACGCCCGCGCAGCGTCGCGTCCTGCGCGAGATCGAACGCCGCCTGTCCTGA
- a CDS encoding NAD(P)/FAD-dependent oxidoreductase produces MQNSTDVLVVGAGPAGLSAALMLVRARRAVTVVDAGSGRNRFAEHMHGVLGHEGLAPGELRARGRAEVEGYGGRFVDGSVSHLDADQDGVTVTLTDGATHRARAVIVATGLSDELPDVPGLAERWGRTVLHCPYCHGWEVRDQTIGVLTTSPLGAHQAQLLTQWSDDVVVFTAGLGEIDPELRHRLLARGVRLVSSPVVDVRGDGDRIDAVRTADGREVAVSAIFTAGRPVPHDGFLDGLDLVRTEGPLGAMIQVDRLGRTSHPRIWAAGNVVDPSANVPLSVGTASFVGASVNAALVEEDLDRTAAPAVYWEHRYTGDARMWSGRVNRAVADVAATLPSGTALDLGCGEGGDALWLAEQGWKVTGVDISATAIARATTAAASADLTGRALRAGRASRRDAGGLLRSRDGIVPALPRGARSPRHPACRRIPRRGGRPPARGVARIRPAVVARRCAAHGLPRPARGARRTHPRGVRVGDRHRRDPPAPRHSRRRHRVHDRRRGTSPPSPVTPPGLISRETASFARDHG; encoded by the coding sequence ATGCAGAACTCCACGGACGTCCTCGTCGTCGGCGCCGGCCCCGCCGGTCTCTCGGCAGCCCTCATGCTCGTGCGAGCCCGTCGTGCCGTCACGGTCGTCGATGCCGGGTCGGGTCGCAACCGCTTCGCCGAGCACATGCACGGGGTGCTCGGCCACGAGGGGCTGGCGCCGGGCGAGCTGCGCGCGCGCGGCCGCGCCGAGGTGGAGGGATACGGAGGCCGGTTCGTCGACGGGTCGGTCTCGCACCTCGACGCCGACCAGGACGGCGTCACCGTCACCCTCACCGACGGCGCCACGCACCGCGCTCGCGCGGTCATCGTGGCCACGGGGCTGAGCGACGAGCTTCCCGATGTCCCCGGTCTCGCCGAGCGGTGGGGCCGGACGGTGCTCCACTGCCCCTATTGCCACGGCTGGGAGGTGCGCGACCAGACGATCGGCGTGCTGACGACCTCGCCCCTCGGCGCACACCAGGCGCAGCTGCTCACGCAGTGGAGCGACGACGTCGTGGTCTTCACCGCGGGCCTCGGCGAGATCGATCCCGAGCTCCGCCACCGCCTGCTCGCCCGAGGAGTGCGGCTGGTGAGCTCGCCGGTGGTCGACGTGCGAGGCGACGGCGACCGGATCGACGCGGTGCGCACCGCCGACGGGCGCGAGGTCGCCGTGTCGGCGATCTTCACCGCCGGCCGCCCCGTTCCGCATGACGGCTTCCTCGACGGCCTCGACCTCGTGCGCACGGAGGGACCACTGGGTGCCATGATCCAGGTCGACCGTCTCGGGCGCACGAGCCACCCGCGCATCTGGGCCGCCGGCAACGTCGTCGACCCGAGCGCCAACGTGCCGCTGTCGGTGGGGACCGCATCCTTCGTCGGCGCCAGCGTGAATGCCGCACTCGTCGAAGAGGACCTCGACCGCACGGCCGCGCCGGCCGTGTACTGGGAACATCGGTACACGGGAGATGCGCGGATGTGGTCGGGCCGCGTCAATCGCGCGGTCGCCGATGTGGCGGCCACCCTGCCGTCGGGCACGGCGCTCGATCTCGGCTGCGGCGAGGGAGGCGACGCCCTGTGGCTCGCAGAGCAGGGCTGGAAGGTCACCGGAGTGGACATCAGCGCCACGGCGATCGCTCGGGCCACCACGGCGGCGGCGAGCGCCGACCTCACCGGGCGCGCGCTTCGTGCGGGCCGAGCTTCCCGACGGGATGCCGGAGGGCTCCTTCGATCTCGTGACGGCATCGTTCCTGCACTCCCCCGTGGCGCTCGATCGCCTCGCCATCCTGCGTGCCGCCGCATCCCGCGTCGCGGTGGGCGGCCACCTGCTCGTGGTGTCGCACGCATCCGTCCCGCCGTGGTCGCACGCCGATGCGCAGCACACGGTCTTCCCCGACCTGCACGAGGAGCTCGCCGCACTCACCCGAGAGGCGTCCGCGTGGGAGACCGTCATCGCCGAGACCCGCCCGCGCCCCGTCACAGCCGCCGACGGCACCGAGTCCACGATCGACGACGCGGTACTTCTCCTCCGTCGCCGGTGACCCCTCCGGGGCTCATTTCCCGCGAGACTGCATCTTTCGCACGAGATCACGGGTGA
- a CDS encoding helix-turn-helix domain-containing protein: MASYLAETANPSIRAELDELGMRLRTVRRAKGWTLDDLAARAGLSSSTLSRLESGKRQASLELLLPLVRELGIRIDDLLQPRDQDPRVRRTLIHREGHLVLPLAPEGSPTNAYKITYLPGPEPEQRVHDGFAWFYVLSGRLRLRLGEQDLVLVRGEAAEFDTRTPHAMSAAGGRPVQVISIFHGDGDRIHTHSESV, from the coding sequence ATGGCAAGCTATCTTGCAGAAACGGCAAACCCGTCCATTCGCGCCGAACTCGACGAGCTCGGGATGCGGCTGCGCACCGTCCGACGCGCGAAGGGCTGGACGCTCGACGACCTCGCCGCGCGCGCCGGACTCTCCTCGAGCACGCTCTCGCGGCTCGAGTCGGGCAAGCGCCAGGCGAGCCTCGAACTGCTGCTGCCGCTCGTGCGCGAGCTCGGTATCCGCATCGACGATCTTCTGCAGCCGCGTGATCAGGACCCCCGGGTGCGGCGCACCCTCATCCATCGCGAGGGTCACCTCGTGCTCCCGCTCGCACCGGAGGGGTCGCCGACCAACGCCTACAAGATCACGTATCTCCCAGGCCCCGAGCCCGAGCAACGCGTGCACGACGGGTTCGCCTGGTTCTACGTGCTCTCCGGGCGCCTGCGACTGCGTCTGGGGGAGCAGGACCTCGTGCTCGTGCGTGGCGAAGCGGCCGAGTTCGATACCCGCACCCCGCATGCGATGTCCGCTGCGGGCGGCAGACCCGTGCAGGTGATCAGCATCTTCCACGGTGACGGCGACCGCATCCACACGCACTCCGAGTCCGTGTGA
- a CDS encoding formate/nitrite transporter family protein translates to MLTIERALVDVQAPAAEHKVHGLRHPGRFLASGMMAGAYIGVGVVLMVSAAGPLTAAGSGWGKFVSGLVFGVALTLVVFAGGELVTSSMMTLAQGTYLRAVRPGPAIGALFATFGANLVGSIVFGVLVATSGVLHSNAAAGTMLADMLAAKAHEGPVELFVRGALCNLLVCLAIWMCARLSSDGVKLAVIFCAILAFITSGFEHVVANMTTYTIGLATGMPGATWGHFGTNLLWVGLGNLFGGAVLVGLVYWFIGGSPRLAEATVPQESALSEH, encoded by the coding sequence ATGCTGACTATCGAACGCGCGCTCGTCGACGTGCAGGCACCGGCGGCGGAACACAAGGTGCACGGCCTGCGGCATCCCGGACGCTTCCTCGCGTCGGGGATGATGGCCGGTGCGTACATCGGCGTGGGTGTCGTGCTCATGGTCAGCGCCGCGGGTCCGCTCACGGCTGCCGGAAGCGGATGGGGCAAGTTCGTCAGCGGGCTCGTGTTCGGCGTGGCGCTGACGCTGGTCGTGTTCGCGGGTGGAGAGCTCGTGACCTCATCGATGATGACGCTCGCGCAGGGCACGTATCTGCGTGCCGTACGCCCGGGGCCGGCCATCGGTGCACTTTTCGCCACCTTCGGCGCCAACCTCGTGGGCTCGATCGTCTTCGGTGTGCTCGTGGCGACCTCGGGTGTGCTGCACAGCAACGCCGCCGCCGGCACGATGCTCGCGGACATGCTCGCCGCGAAGGCGCACGAGGGGCCCGTGGAACTCTTCGTCCGCGGCGCGCTGTGCAATCTGCTCGTCTGCCTGGCGATCTGGATGTGCGCCCGACTCAGCTCCGACGGCGTGAAGCTCGCGGTCATCTTCTGCGCGATCCTCGCGTTCATCACCTCGGGCTTCGAGCACGTCGTCGCGAACATGACGACCTACACGATCGGTCTCGCCACCGGCATGCCGGGTGCCACGTGGGGGCATTTCGGCACGAACCTGCTGTGGGTCGGACTCGGCAACCTGTTCGGCGGCGCCGTGCTCGTGGGCCTCGTGTATTGGTTCATCGGCGGATCCCCCCGGCTCGCCGAAGCCACCGTGCCGCAGGAGTCCGCGCTCAGCGAGCACTGA
- a CDS encoding FAD-binding protein: MALHNWAGNLAYAGELVSPTTREDAIRAVRDANAVRALGTRHSFSAIADTPGILLSTAALPARVEIDPAARTARVSGGLRYGDVAERLQAAGWALGNLASLPHISVAGAIATGTHGSGDRNRSLAGSVAGVELLLADGTVRWFRRGDPEFPGVVVSLGALGVVLDVELDIQPTYDIAQTVYERVPWDAALADLAAVTSLGHSVSLFSTWTDPDVADQLWLKARVGEAPAPASVLGAAPASDARHPLPGVSAENCTVQGGTAGPWLERLPHFRLGFTPSQGDELQSEYFVDRRDAPAAIRALRELSPRFVPLLLVNEVRTIAADDLWLSGAYGRDSVGLHFTWRREEDAVRAVLPRIEDALAPYAARPHWGKVFTMAPADIRARYPRFEDAVALRERLDPGGTFRNTYLTALGF, from the coding sequence ATGGCGCTGCACAACTGGGCCGGCAACCTGGCGTACGCGGGCGAGCTCGTCTCACCGACCACCCGCGAGGACGCGATACGCGCGGTACGGGATGCGAATGCGGTGCGCGCGCTCGGCACCCGGCACTCGTTCTCGGCGATCGCCGACACCCCCGGCATCCTGTTGTCCACGGCGGCGCTCCCTGCACGGGTGGAGATCGATCCGGCTGCCCGCACCGCGCGGGTGTCCGGCGGTCTGCGCTACGGCGATGTCGCCGAGCGTCTGCAGGCCGCGGGCTGGGCGCTCGGAAACCTCGCATCGCTGCCGCACATCTCGGTCGCCGGCGCCATCGCGACGGGAACGCACGGGTCCGGCGACCGCAATCGGTCGCTCGCCGGATCGGTCGCGGGCGTTGAGCTGCTGCTCGCCGACGGCACCGTGCGGTGGTTCCGTCGCGGCGACCCCGAGTTCCCGGGTGTCGTGGTGTCGCTGGGGGCGCTCGGCGTGGTGCTGGACGTGGAGCTCGACATCCAGCCGACCTACGACATCGCCCAGACCGTCTACGAGCGGGTGCCATGGGATGCCGCACTGGCCGATCTTGCGGCGGTGACCTCGCTCGGTCACAGCGTGAGCCTGTTCAGCACTTGGACGGATCCCGACGTGGCCGATCAGCTCTGGCTGAAGGCTCGCGTGGGAGAGGCTCCCGCACCCGCGTCGGTGTTGGGGGCCGCACCCGCGTCCGACGCCCGTCATCCGCTGCCGGGCGTCTCCGCAGAGAACTGCACCGTCCAGGGCGGAACGGCGGGCCCGTGGCTCGAGCGTCTGCCGCACTTCCGTCTCGGCTTCACGCCGTCGCAGGGGGACGAGCTGCAGAGCGAGTACTTCGTCGACCGCCGCGACGCCCCCGCCGCCATCCGCGCGCTGCGGGAGCTGTCGCCGCGGTTCGTCCCGCTGCTCCTCGTGAACGAGGTGCGCACCATCGCCGCCGACGACCTGTGGCTCAGCGGCGCGTACGGTCGCGACTCGGTCGGCCTGCACTTCACCTGGCGGCGTGAGGAAGACGCCGTGCGCGCGGTGCTCCCCCGCATCGAGGACGCTCTGGCCCCGTACGCCGCCCGCCCGCACTGGGGCAAGGTGTTCACGATGGCGCCCGCCGACATCCGCGCGCGCTACCCGCGGTTCGAGGACGCGGTCGCGTTGCGGGAGCGGCTGGATCCGGGCGGCACCTTCCGCAACACGTACCTCACCGCGCTCGGATTCTGA
- a CDS encoding MFS transporter: MHVSDRVSSLLWRFAPMIYGPTILFALGEGAVIPLIPILAAERGADVAEAAFIASFLVVGQLCGNIPAGWSVARLGERLTMAIGGVLAIAGSVTMLLSPNTAVLAVAVFVIGFCAAAFGLARHSFMTTRVPIAFRARALSLLGGSFRFGTFVGPFIAAGLLFAVGDELSAVWFFIVCLVATVLLVLLGPDPEKTAEAPDRAPASEDDSGEPVTGSIPVDERVGVFRTMWQHRRVLSRLGVAAASLSAVRSARQVVLPLWGLSLGLDAPTIALVVGVSGAIDFALFYASGQVMDRFGRLWAALPAMILMGTGFLALSLTHDLNSANMWFAMFAAVLGVGNGLSSGILLTLGADVAPKSEPAAFLGSWRTLTDAGGAVAPLLLTALTALASLSVATGAMGVVGLLGAAAFIRWVPRFVPRPREES; this comes from the coding sequence ATGCACGTGTCCGACCGCGTCAGCTCTCTGCTCTGGCGGTTCGCGCCGATGATCTACGGCCCCACGATCCTCTTCGCCCTCGGCGAAGGGGCCGTGATCCCCCTCATCCCGATCCTCGCGGCCGAGCGCGGAGCGGATGTCGCGGAGGCCGCGTTCATCGCCTCCTTCCTCGTCGTGGGTCAGCTCTGCGGCAACATCCCGGCGGGCTGGTCGGTGGCACGGCTCGGTGAGCGCCTCACGATGGCGATCGGCGGCGTGCTCGCCATCGCCGGTTCCGTGACGATGCTGCTCTCGCCGAATACGGCCGTCCTGGCCGTCGCCGTGTTCGTGATCGGCTTCTGCGCGGCCGCGTTCGGCCTCGCCCGCCATTCGTTCATGACGACGCGGGTTCCGATCGCGTTCCGGGCGCGCGCCCTCTCGCTGCTCGGCGGCTCGTTCCGCTTCGGCACGTTCGTCGGCCCGTTCATCGCGGCGGGCCTCCTGTTCGCCGTCGGTGACGAGTTGTCGGCGGTCTGGTTCTTCATCGTCTGCCTCGTCGCCACCGTTCTCCTGGTGCTGCTGGGACCCGACCCGGAGAAGACCGCCGAGGCTCCCGACCGGGCGCCCGCCTCCGAGGACGACAGCGGCGAGCCCGTCACCGGCTCGATCCCGGTCGACGAGCGGGTGGGTGTCTTCCGCACGATGTGGCAGCACCGGCGGGTGCTCTCCCGCCTCGGTGTCGCCGCGGCATCCCTCTCGGCCGTCCGGTCCGCGCGTCAGGTCGTGCTGCCTCTGTGGGGGCTTTCGCTGGGTCTCGACGCCCCCACCATCGCCCTCGTCGTCGGCGTCTCCGGCGCGATCGACTTCGCGCTCTTCTATGCCAGCGGCCAGGTCATGGATCGGTTCGGCCGGCTCTGGGCGGCTCTACCCGCCATGATCCTCATGGGTACCGGCTTCCTCGCACTGTCGCTCACGCATGACCTGAACTCGGCGAACATGTGGTTCGCGATGTTCGCGGCCGTGCTCGGCGTCGGAAACGGTCTCTCCAGCGGCATCCTGCTCACGCTGGGCGCGGACGTCGCGCCGAAGAGCGAGCCTGCCGCCTTCCTCGGCTCCTGGCGCACCCTCACGGATGCGGGCGGTGCCGTCGCTCCGCTCCTGCTCACCGCCCTCACCGCCCTCGCGTCGCTGTCGGTGGCGACGGGGGCGATGGGCGTGGTGGGATTGCTGGGCGCGGCAGCCTTCATCCGATGGGTGCCGCGTTTCGTACCGCGACCACGCGAGGAGAGCTGA
- the prfB gene encoding peptide chain release factor 2 codes for MLEFDPSADIQALRSTFSDIKAVVDVDALRAEIDRLSEEAGAPDLWDDVEKAQKVTSALSHRQAELKRVTEVEQRLDDLDVLVELANEMDDEDSAEEARREIAELEDVVGQLEVQTLLDGEYDSRSAVVTIRSGAGGDDATDFAEMLMRMYLRWAERHKYPVKVMDTSYAEGAGIKSATFEVDAPYAYGTLSVEAGTHRLARISPFGSADKRQTSFAAVEVIPVMEEAQEVEVPENDIRVDVFRSSGPGGQSVNTTDSAVRITHIPTGIVVSMQNEKSQIQNRAAAMRVLQTRLMLLQREEEAAKKKELAGTITASWGDQMRSYFLYGQQLVKDLRTGHEVGNPATVFDGDLDGFIAAGIRWRKRKDED; via the coding sequence ATGCTCGAATTCGATCCGTCTGCCGACATCCAGGCCCTCCGCTCCACCTTCAGCGACATCAAAGCCGTCGTCGACGTCGACGCCCTCCGGGCAGAGATCGATCGGCTCTCCGAGGAGGCCGGCGCGCCCGACCTCTGGGACGACGTCGAGAAGGCGCAGAAGGTCACCAGCGCCCTCAGCCACCGCCAGGCCGAGCTCAAGCGCGTCACCGAGGTCGAGCAGCGTCTCGACGACCTCGATGTGCTCGTCGAGCTCGCCAACGAGATGGACGACGAGGACTCCGCGGAGGAGGCGCGTCGCGAGATCGCCGAGCTCGAGGACGTCGTCGGTCAGCTCGAGGTGCAGACCCTCCTCGACGGCGAGTACGACTCCCGTTCGGCGGTCGTCACCATCCGCTCGGGCGCGGGCGGCGACGACGCCACCGACTTCGCCGAGATGCTCATGCGCATGTACCTGCGCTGGGCCGAGCGTCACAAGTACCCCGTCAAGGTCATGGACACCTCCTACGCCGAGGGAGCGGGCATCAAGTCGGCGACCTTCGAGGTCGACGCCCCCTACGCCTACGGAACCCTCTCCGTCGAGGCGGGCACGCACCGCCTCGCCCGCATCAGCCCGTTCGGCTCCGCCGACAAGCGGCAGACGAGCTTCGCCGCCGTCGAGGTCATCCCCGTCATGGAGGAGGCGCAGGAGGTCGAGGTCCCCGAGAACGACATCCGCGTCGACGTGTTCCGCTCCTCGGGCCCCGGCGGCCAGTCGGTCAACACGACCGACTCCGCGGTGCGCATCACGCACATCCCGACCGGCATCGTCGTCTCGATGCAGAACGAGAAGTCCCAGATCCAGAACCGCGCCGCCGCCATGCGCGTGCTGCAGACGCGCCTCATGCTGCTGCAGCGCGAGGAGGAGGCCGCGAAGAAGAAGGAGCTCGCCGGCACCATCACCGCGAGCTGGGGCGACCAGATGCGCTCCTACTTCCTCTACGGCCAGCAGCTGGTCAAGGACCTGCGCACCGGGCATGAGGTGGGCAACCCCGCCACGGTCTTCGACGGCGACCTCGACGGCTTCATCGCGGCCGGCATCCGCTGGCGCAAGCGCAAAGACGAGGACTGA
- the ftsE gene encoding cell division ATP-binding protein FtsE: MIRFENVTKRYRGTSRPALQSVDFEVQRGEFVFLVGASGSGKSSCLRLILREDSPSEGRVVVLGRDLRSVPNRKVPYFRRQIGAVFQDFRLLPTKTVFQNVAFTLQVIGSSRGFIQQAVPEALALVGLDGKEKRLPHELSGGEQQRVAIARALVNRPQILLADEPTGNLDPATSVDIMQLLARINAGGTTVVMATHEAGFVDQMQRRVIELRGGEIVRDERHGGYGDTSAIPRLAPEVEKGAAAVAALTAVLDVHREISETGQIAPVTLDAAVAATEQAARAESAHAAAVAETEAAEALAARLAAEERAKRPDADLPAELGLADRLGLGTSDDEVGPTR, translated from the coding sequence ATGATCCGGTTCGAGAACGTCACCAAGCGGTATCGCGGCACCTCCCGACCTGCGCTGCAGAGCGTGGACTTCGAGGTGCAACGCGGAGAGTTCGTCTTTCTTGTGGGGGCGTCCGGCTCCGGCAAGTCGTCCTGTCTGCGCCTGATCCTGCGCGAAGACTCGCCGAGCGAGGGTCGTGTGGTCGTGCTCGGTCGCGACCTGCGCTCGGTGCCCAACCGCAAGGTCCCGTACTTCCGCCGTCAGATCGGCGCCGTCTTCCAGGACTTCCGGCTCCTGCCGACCAAGACGGTCTTCCAGAACGTGGCCTTCACGCTGCAGGTGATCGGGTCCTCCCGCGGGTTCATCCAGCAGGCGGTGCCTGAGGCGCTCGCGCTCGTCGGCCTCGACGGCAAGGAGAAGCGTCTGCCGCACGAACTGTCCGGCGGTGAGCAGCAGCGCGTCGCGATCGCGCGCGCGCTGGTCAATCGGCCGCAGATCCTCCTGGCCGACGAGCCCACCGGAAACCTCGACCCCGCGACCTCGGTCGACATCATGCAGTTGCTCGCGCGCATCAACGCCGGAGGGACAACGGTCGTCATGGCGACGCACGAGGCGGGCTTCGTCGATCAGATGCAGCGCCGCGTCATCGAACTGCGTGGCGGCGAGATCGTCCGCGACGAGCGACACGGCGGGTACGGCGACACCTCCGCCATCCCGCGCCTCGCCCCCGAGGTCGAGAAGGGCGCGGCAGCTGTCGCCGCCCTCACGGCCGTTCTCGACGTGCATCGCGAGATCTCAGAGACCGGTCAGATCGCGCCCGTGACGCTGGATGCGGCCGTCGCCGCCACCGAGCAGGCCGCGCGTGCCGAATCGGCACACGCGGCGGCAGTGGCGGAAACGGAGGCCGCGGAAGCACTGGCGGCTCGTCTGGCCGCGGAGGAGCGTGCGAAGCGCCCCGACGCCGACCTGCCCGCAGAACTGGGACTCGCCGACCGCCTGGGCCTCGGCACGTCCGACGACGAGGTGGGACCCACGCGATGA
- the ftsX gene encoding permease-like cell division protein FtsX, protein MRFGLIMGEALSGLRRNASMVISVVLVTFVSLTFVGAAVLMQMQIGKMKDFWVDRAQVAVYMCTSVSTAGTCSDGVATQAEIDQVTAELNGPALSPLIKEFTFETNEQVYEKAIQQLGSEYENIVTPDQFNATFSINLVDQSQSDVIAEAFGGSKGVEEVKDQMQYLEPLFSALTIATYVAVGIAGLMLVAAVLLIATTIRLSAFARRKELGIMRLVGASNRFIQTPFILEGVFAALIGSALASVGVWATVEFGINGYLRQRIGFVTTWVGYADLALVIPVIVVIGVLLAALSAGFAIRRWLRA, encoded by the coding sequence ATGAGATTCGGACTGATCATGGGGGAGGCCCTCAGCGGCCTCCGTCGCAACGCATCGATGGTGATCTCCGTCGTGCTCGTGACCTTCGTGTCGCTGACCTTCGTGGGCGCGGCCGTGCTCATGCAGATGCAGATCGGCAAGATGAAGGACTTCTGGGTCGATCGTGCCCAGGTCGCGGTCTACATGTGCACCAGCGTGTCCACGGCCGGCACCTGCTCTGACGGCGTCGCCACCCAGGCGGAGATCGACCAGGTCACGGCGGAACTCAACGGGCCCGCTCTGTCGCCGCTCATCAAGGAGTTCACGTTCGAGACGAACGAGCAGGTGTACGAGAAGGCGATCCAGCAGCTGGGCTCGGAGTACGAGAACATCGTCACGCCCGACCAGTTCAACGCGACGTTCTCGATCAACCTCGTCGATCAGTCGCAGTCGGATGTGATCGCGGAGGCGTTCGGCGGCAGCAAGGGCGTCGAAGAGGTCAAAGACCAGATGCAGTACCTCGAGCCGCTGTTCTCGGCCCTCACGATCGCGACCTACGTCGCGGTCGGGATCGCGGGTCTCATGCTGGTGGCGGCCGTACTGCTGATCGCGACCACCATCCGGTTGTCCGCGTTCGCGCGACGCAAGGAGCTCGGCATCATGCGCCTCGTGGGCGCCTCGAACAGGTTCATCCAGACGCCGTTCATCCTCGAGGGCGTCTTCGCCGCGCTGATCGGTTCCGCGCTTGCGAGCGTCGGCGTCTGGGCGACGGTGGAGTTCGGTATCAACGGGTACCTGCGTCAACGCATCGGGTTCGTCACCACCTGGGTGGGGTACGCCGATCTCGCCCTCGTCATCCCGGTCATCGTCGTGATCGGCGTCTTGTTGGCCGCGCTGTCAGCCGGATTCGCCATACGCCGGTGGTTGCGCGCCTGA